From Paenibacillus graminis:
CCTGATTGCTGTCAGCCGAAATATTATGAAAATTTCTGTTCGAATAAGAGAAGGAACAGTCTCGGCGTCCCTTATTATGGGGAAATTAGGTTCTTACCTAGCCAAAACAGCTAGGAAAGCCATGAATGGACTGGCAAGAGCTATTTTCTCAGGAGAACAAGGAGAGCTTAGGGAACGAACCATACAGCATCAGCTTCAAAGAGCTAGTGCTTTAAAAATATAATTATAAATGCCATCCGTATCTGGACGGATTCCAATGGCAGGTTGACTGTCACATCTGCAGAAAATTCACTTATGGGGCAGCCCTGTATTTTAACGGTCCTGCAATGAAGGAGGCTGTTCTGCCCAGGATCGCTCATTGTTTAGCACATAAATTCCCAGCGCCTGCTCGAAGGAAAGGCCGTGATTGTAAAAAGCGAGTATCTTCGCAGCAAAGCGCATACACTTATCTGCACCGGGAGTCTGCAGCAGCTCAGCAGCCAGCCTCCGGAAGTCCTTCGGCTTATGTTCCGCAGCATCCACGGCATCCAGCAGCGCCTTGTGGCTTGGGAAAAGCATCCGGTTATACGCCAGGATCATCCTCCCGCTGTAGAACACCAGATTGCTGGCGGTGTGAGCAAGCAGATAGGCGTCATTCTTTTTGGCTGCCTCTTTGGCAAAATAGAAAGCGTACAGGAAGATCTGCGCACAAAAATCCCGCAGATTGCGATCCCGGTTCTCTTCAGGATAGACGGGAATCCGGGCGACCAGCTCACCCAGCTCCGGGATTCTGGAGAACAAAACCTCCGAACCGGTAAAAGCATACCTCGTCGGTTCATTGCCCCGCTCGGCTGCAAGCTCCAGAAACCGGAGGTTGATGACTTTTATATCGGCGTATCCGCCTTCATATGTGCTGACATCACGGTCCACATAGGACAGAGTGTTGTTCCGGTTATATTCTTCATAGGCCTCATCCGTTAACAGGAGATGAACATCTACATCGGAGGTTTCCTTCGCGGTTCCCTGGGCTACCGAACCACTGGTGATTACCGCCAGACAGGAAGGGTTCATTTCAAGCTTCCCCACCAGTTTTTTCAGAGTTTGTTTGTGATGGTCAAACATCTTTTACATCCTCTCTTTATGGACTCTTATCCCTTAGCGTACCGGTTGAACCGTGCATCGGCTATGGTCAATTCAGACATATCCGGCAGAATGGATGATTGACAAAAGGTTTATATGAATATATTGTAGATATATTATATCCGTGATTGAATTCGCCTTTCTATTATCCGGCAAACCTATGGTTGATAGGGAATAGCGAATTTTTTTGAAATTATCGAGGATATTAGGAGTCTTTGATGTATTTTATTAGATGCAGAGATAGGGTGGGATGTGGAATGAAAAGTAAACCTGGACTATTAGTTTCATCACTCGTAATCGCGAATTTTCTGGCACAGCTGATGCAGACGATGCTGAATACCGCGCTGCCGCGCATCATGCAGGATTTGGGAATCGACGAGAGCAGGGCGCAGTGGCTGGTCACTATTTATTTTCTGGTTGCAGGCATTACAGTGCCTGTTGCCGGGTTTTTGGTCGGAAGGTTCACTACAAGGGCATTATTTTTTACTTCTGCAGGCTCATTTGCTGCAGGAACACTGCTTGCCGCAATGTCGCCTGATTTTGGACTGATCCTCGCTGGACGGATGATACAGGGGATAGGGGCAGGCCTGCTGATGCCGCTTTTTCAAACTACGGTGCTTAGAGTTTTTCCCAAAGAGAGGATCGGTTCTGCCATGGGGCTGATCGGTCTGGTAATGGGGCTTGCTCCGGCTCTGGGGCCGACCCTGTCCGGTTTGGTTGTTCAGGAGCATTCCTGGCGGATTCTGTTTTACGCTTTGCTTCCCATCGTGGCTGCCAATTTACTGCTGGCTTCTTTCAGCCTGAAGAACGTCGGGGAACCCCATCAGGCGAAGCTGGATCTGCGGTCCATCCTTTATTCAACCGTTGGCTTTGCCGGCCTGATGTATGGAGTAAACCGGGCAGGAGAGCAGGGAAATTCACGGCTGATTACGTGGGCTTTCATCCTAGGGGGAATTATCATCATTGTCCTGTTTATCCACCGCCAACTTAAGCTGACGGTGCCGCTGCTGGATTTCAACTTATTCCGCAACCGGAGATTCACCCAGTCTACCATCATTGGGGTGCTTATGTTTATTGTCATGGCCGGTGTGGAGCTGCTGCTTCCGCTTTATGCCCAGAATGTCCGTGGACTGACTCCCAGAATGTCCGGTATGATGCTGCTGCCGGGGGCTGTCCTCTTGGGTGTGACCAGTATGATCTCCGGCAGGCTCTATGACCGGTATGGCATAAAGCTGATTATCCGGGGAGGCTTTTCCCTCATTTCTGTCATTACACTGCTTCTGACCCTTCTGTTGTCGGCAAATGCTTCGATGATTCTATTGGCTATTGTTTATGCGCTCCTTATGGTTGGCATCGGGTTCATCATGACACCGGTCACCGCTTTTGCCATGGCAAGCGTGCCCGTCCCGATGATTGCCCATGCCTCACCGATGACCATTACTATACGTTCCCTAAGCAGTTCAATGGGCGGAGTTATGCTGATTTCCATCATGGCTGCTTCAATGAACCATGCTTCAGTCCATTTTCCGGGGAATATTCTCCAGGGACTGCTCAACTCATTCTGGACATTGACCGGGATCGCAGCCATCGGGCTATACATTTCCTTTATTCTGAAAGAGCGTAAGGCAGGCCATTCATAATAACTATACAAATCTGTGTGGATGAACAAGAACAACTCCCACATCCATTTTTTGAATGTGGGAATTGTTTACATGCAATTACAGACAACAAGATTTATTCGTGCTACAATATGAATGAATTAAATATTATTCATTCATATTGATGGAGAATAATAATTTACCCCCCATTAGGAGGACTTAAATGAAAAAAGTTACGGCATTTCTCGGCACTCCACGTAAACAGGCAACGTATAAAGCGGTACGTGAATTTGAAAGGTATCTAAAAAAAGATGCTGAGATTGAATTTGAATATGTATTCTTAAAAGACTACCGGCTGGAATATTGCCTCGGCTGTAAGCTTTGTTTTGAGAAAGGTGAGGAACATTGTCCATTGAAGGATGACCGTGACTTGCTGCTGGAGAAGATGACAGCTTCGGACGGCGTTATTTTTGCTACTCCGGTGTATGCTTTCCAGGTAACCGCACCAATGAAGAATTTGTTGGACCGGCTCGCGTTTATATTCCACAGACCGCAGTTTTTTGGCAAATCGTTTACCGCAATCGTCTCACAAGGCATACTCGGTGGGGAGAAAATTGAGAAATACCTTCGCAGCATGGGAGAATACTATGGCTTTCAAGTTGTCAAGGGCTGTGTATTAAAGGCATTGGAGCCAACCGCAGCAGCTGTGGAGGCAAGAAACTCGCTCAAATTGGAGAAAGCGGCAGACCGGTTTCACAATGACCTCATGCGCACTTCTATACCTGCACCTTCTTTGTTCCGTCTGCTGTCATTCCGAATGGCACGATCAAGTATAAAAGAAATGCTGAATCCTGATTACCGCGATTACCGGCATTACGAAGAGAAAGGCTGGCTGGAGTCCGGCTACTATTATCCGGTATCCCTCGGGCTTATTAAAAATATATTCGGCCGCCTGTTTGATTTATTAGGAACACGTATGATAAAACGTCCTTAGCCGAACTCTGGGTGGGAGCGCACCCGGCCAAGCACAAACACCAAAATCAGCTGGTTTAATTTGAGTTTATAAATGGGGTGTATATTAGATTCAGCCTCAAGAACTATAAACTAAAATAAGGGAGTGTAATGATGTCAAACGTACTGTTTTTGAGTGTTTCGGCTCATGGTCATGTTAATCCAACCCTTGGACTCGTGCATGAATTAATTCAGCGGGGGGAAACGGTCACCTATTTCGGGTTCGAAGAATTCAGAGCGAAAATCGAACAAACTGGAGCTGTATTCAAGTCGTATAAAGAAAAGTTACTGCTCTTTCAAGACGGCTTTGGAAAAGCTAACGAAGAAGAGCAGGCAGCGGCAGCTGAGGATCTTCTGTCATTGCTGACGGATACCCTCCGGCCCGGCAAGCGGATTATTGAGGATGTATTGGACCAGATTCAAGGCCTGGAGTTTGATTATGTGATCTACACGGCCGCTTTTCCATTTGGAAATGCCATTGCCCAGATTCTCAAAATCCCTGCGGTTGCATCGATGGCTATCATAGCGACACCCGCAGAATTCATGCTTGCAGGCAAAGAGCCTGGGGACGAAGAACCTTCAGAATCCGCTAATCTGGACAGCTATCAGCAAATCGTACAGGAGTTGAAGGAAGCTTTCGATGTGGAGATGCCTTCGAACATACTGGACTGCTTCTATTGCAAAGGCGATATTAGTATCATTTATACCTCCAAAGCTTTCATTGCCCATCCCGAATACTACGATGACAGCTACAAGTTCATAGGCCCGCCTATTTTTGACAGACAAGAGAAGGTGGATTTTCCGTTTGAGCAATTGGAAGGAAAAACCGTCATCTATATTTCCATGGGAACCCGTGTGAGCACCATACCGGAATTATATGACCTTTTCTTCAAAAGCTTTGCCGATTTCGATGCCGTTGTGGTCATGACTGCTTATAACATGGACATTTCCCAATTCTCCATCCCTGATAACTTTATAGTCCGCAACTATGTTCCGCAACTGGAGGTGTTAAAATATACGGATGTAGCGGTTACTCATGCAGGAATGAACAGCACCAGTGACTTGTTGTACAGCAATGTGCCATTCGTTGCGATTCCGATTACGGCGGACCAGCCCTATATGGCCGCAAGAGCTCAAGATCTAGGGGCGGCTATCGCACTGGATGTCCTGACGCTTACCCCTCAATTGCTAAGAGCTTCCGTGAAGAAGGTTCTTGCCGATCCCGGCTACCGTGAGCATATCCATCAGATCAGTAAGTCCTTTAAAGAGGCAGGGGGTTATCCGAAAGCCGTTGATGAGATATTTAAATTAATAGAGGAAAACGGAAAACGTAAAGGTTCCTAAGCTTCCTCAACGTTATGCGGCTGCCACCGTTCTACACTGGACGGTGGCAGCCGTTATGTTCCTGGTATTAAGTCGCTTTCATCCACGATTTACTTCGTCAAATTTATCCCTGAACTTTAAGGTTCAATCCCATAAATCAGCTTCCCTTTATGATAGACCGTGATATGATCATTCGCAGCATAACTGGTGATGGCGGGTTGAAAAGAGTAATCATCAGCCTGATTGTAATTCGACCAATCCTTGTTGTGAATGCGGAACTGGATGTCTCCGGTTGTGCCCAAAGCTGCGAGCGAGCCTGCACCTGCCGTAAAACCGATCTCCGCATAGGTATCGGCACCTGCCGACGGCGTAGTCAAGGGGACGATTTCCGTCAGCAGTTTTTCTTTTCCTATTACCGCATAGTCAAACTCCACGGTCTGTTCCGTATTTCCATCCCTTGTATACCAATAACGTATCTTGAGTTCATGCAGCGGAATAGAAGCCCCGGACTCGTTCTTGAGCTGCAAGCTGGCCCGGATTGAATTGACAGCAGTCCCTGTTTCACCTGCGCGATAAAGTATTGCCGCTTGAGGGTCACCCGTACCTGGTCCTTCCCCGGGATCGCCAACAGGGATAAAGGTTACCGGCTTCATAATAAGGTCCAGCATGGCCTGCTTCGGCTCATTCCACGAGGTCCAGTCATCCAGCAATAGCCCTCCGGTATCCCCGCTATTCGGATTAAGACTCCAGTACGTCCAGTAGAGGTTATTCTGGCCGATGTAGCTTACGAGCGCATGTTGCCATTTTCCTTCCACCGAAAGGGTATCCACGCTGCGGCCGCCGAATTCCCCTGCAAGGATTGGGGCAATTTGTTCCTTGCTAATGTATCCCCAGGTATCATCCCACAGCTTGGGCAGATTGTTCGGGAAATCGGCAGCGCTGAACCAAGGCTGTGAAGCGACGCCAGGACCGTAATCATGCGGGGAATAGACCACCCGATCCGGTACTGTAAGCGTGACCGGATTATTGCGCACACCTGTCAGATTACCGCCCCACCAATAGCTGCTGGAGTTGCCCTGGACGTTGGTTTCGACGCCTTCGACTATAATCAGCCAGTTCGGATTCACGGCGAGAATCGCATTTCCTGCCCGTTCGCTGGCCAGCCGCCAGTCTGTGGCAAGATTACCTGACCCCCAGCTTGCCGTACCGTGCGGTTCATTATGCAGATCGGCTCCAATGACCGTAGGATTATCTGCGTAACGCTGAGCAAGCATCACCCAGTCACTGATCCAGCGGGTTTCGGGATAGGCCGCAGTGTACCACAGCGTGGATTGTCCGCCAGAATCCGGCCGGTGCCGGTCGAGGAAGATCCGTATGCCGCGCTTTCCGGCTTTTTCAATCAGTTTATCCATGATCTGAACGGGCTTCAGACCGGCAAGATCGGGATTTTTGGCATAATCAATACTATTGGCAGCAGAGCCTGAATCGAACATTTGGTTGCAGTAAGGCAGCCGGATCAGGTTATAGCCTTCCGCTTTGATTTGATCGAGCACATCATCCATTGAACGGGTCCACAACCCGTGTGGAGAGTAATTCGCGGTTTCGAAGCCAAACCAATTAAGTCCGTTGAATACGGCAGGACTGCCTGACGAATCCACGATTCTGCTGCCTGAGGTATGATAATAGCCTGCTGCATCTTGAGCCTTCACTTCATAACCCGGATACGAATAAGCACCTGCCAGCAATACAAAAGCAACGAACAATACTCCCAGTTTCCTGAACCCAAACGACATTCATTTTCCTCCTCTTAGTGATTTCAATGAGGTCAGACTTTATAGCATACGAGCAGGATGTTAACGTATTCGTATGAGACAGGCTGCAAATATGGAGAATCGGGGTATTTTCGAATTAAAAATTCCTCCTCCTTGAGCAGTTTCACCATGCGGCTGGCAGACAGTTTCACAGATGCAAAGGGTGGAGTACATCCGATTCGCGGAGACAACGATTATTCAAGCCGCACCCTATCAGATGAGAGTACTATTGAAGGTTACGCGGTCAGTTTTGGTAAAGAAGCCCAGGACTATCCCCAGCCGCTTACAATTGCAATCGAACGGTATTGGAATCCGATCCTGGAGTCTCAAACCTTGGAACTGCACGCCAAATAAACGGCCTTAGCTGAAAGATAACTTTTTGTGCGGCAAGGAACTTCTCTCTCTTAATTTATGGCTGGAATGTGACGATAATAATCTAAAACATGCATGAATTAGGAGAGCGACATCATGGACAATTTGAATGCTTTAGTGTTAGCTGCACCATTCTTCAAACAAATACACTCCCAGGATATTATGATTGGAATTACAGACAAGGAAATATTCCATTATTATGCGCCCAGCAAGGTGCTGGATTTCGGACTGACCAAAGGAAGCCCTGTCCCTCCGGATGACCCTTCCTTGAGCAATGCACTCGCTGGACGCGCTACGACCAACCGCTTGTCGCCCGAGCTCTATGGAGCAACAGTCATTTCCTCGGCAGTACCGGTTTATGATGCTGCCGGGGAAATTATCGGCGCATTTGCAATTGCCTACACCCTGGAAAATGAGGATAAAATGGAGCAGTTGACAGGCAGCATTGAACGGATTAGCGGCCAGCTGGTTGATATGGTCCAGAATGTCGCTGCCCAGTCCGAAGAGCTGTCGGCTACCACAGCCCAGATTCTTGATAATTCACGTAAAACGGTAGAAGAGTCCAATCAGGTAAGCAAGGTGGCAGGCTTCATCCGGGAAATCTCCGAACAGACGAATCTTCTCGGCTTGAATGCGGCTATTGAAGCAGCGCGTGTGGGACAGGAAGGCGCAGGCTTTGGTGTAGTGGCTACGGAAGTGCGCAAATTGTCCGTACATACCAAGGAAGCGACAAAATCAATCGAAGATTCGTTGAACACAGTCCAGCGCTCGATCCGCCAGATGGAAAAAGAAATCGAAGCCATTGCCGCGTCTTCCTCCGAGCAGGCTGAGCTGGTCACCGAGTTCAGTGATGTCATAGAACGGTTGAATCAGACCAGCGGGGAGATGGCCAAATTCATCAATTCCATTATTCAATAAACCCATATCCCATGAAAAAATCCGCAGACAGGACGCGACCGTCCTTGTTCTGCGGATTTTTTCATTCTGCCTAGACCTCAATGATGATAGGAAGAATCATCGGTCTGCGTTTCGTGCGTTCGTATAGGAACTTACCCAGCGTTTCCTTGATCGTTTCCTTGATGATATTCCATTGGCCCAGGTCAGCCGGGCTCATCTTCTGCAGGGTCGAGGTAATCAGCTGGTTGATCTCTTCCATCAGCGTGTCGGAGTTGCGCACATATACAAATCCCCGGGAAATGGTATCCGGATCGCTCAGAATTCTTCCGTCATTTTGGCTTAAGGTAATCACTGTAATCAGAATTCCGTCAGCAGACAGCTGCCTGCGGTCACGAAGTACAACATTGCCGATATCACCAATGCCGAGTCCATCCACGAAGATTTGTCCGGCCGTAATCCGGCCGCTTTGGCGGACATTCCCGGCGTTCGATTCCACAATATCCCCATTCTTCAAGATAAAGATGTTCTCATTCTTGACCCCTACAGCTTCGGCCAGCATGGAGTGATGGTGAAGCATCCGGTATTCCCCGTGAATCGGGATGAAGTATTCAGGCTTCATCAAGGTGAGCATCAGCTTCAGCTCCTCTTGACTGCCATGCCCCGATACATGAAGCTCACTGCGGGAACCGTAGATTACCCGTGCCCCGAGCATATACAGATTGTCCACAATTCTGGAAACGTTGCGCTCATTGCCTGGAATCGGATTTGCCGCAAGCAGAACCGTATCTCCGGCGCTGATCTCAAGCAGTCTGTGACTGGAATTCGCCAGCCGGGACAATGCGGCCATGGGTTCGCCCTGGCTGCCGGTGCATAATATGGCTATCTTGCCGCGCTCCATTTTGCCCGCTTCTGCTGGTTCAACCAGCATGCCTTCGGGAATGTTCAGATAGCCCAGTTCCTGGGCAACGCCGACAACATTGACCATGCTTCTGCCCAGCAAGGCGAGCTTACGGCCCGTATGCCCGGCAGCGTCCACGATTTGCTGCAGACGGTGCACATTCGACGCAAAGGTGGAGATAAAAATCCTGTTCTCCGCCTTAAGAAAGGCTTCCTCCAGATGGGCGCCTACAAGCCTTTCAGAAGGGGTGAAGCCGGGCCGCTCGGCATTCGTGCTCTCGGACAACAGAAACCGGACTCCTTTTTCACCGATCGCCGCCATTTTATGTATATCGGGATACTGCTTGTTGACTGGGGTCATATCGAACTTGAAATCGCCGGTATGAACCACAGTCCCTTCAGGCGTATCGAATACAATACCTAGGCAATCCGGTATGCTGTGGTTTGTTCTGAAAAAGGTGATCTCAATAGAGCCGAAATTCAGCGTAGACTCTGTATCGATGCAATGCAGCTGGGTCTGGCGCAACAGCCCATGCTCCTTCAGTTTAGTCTCAATTAAACCGAGGGTCAGGCGGGAGGCATATACCGGAATGTTAAGCTGTTTGAGAAAATAGGGAATTCCCCCAATGTGATCTTCATGTCCATGTGTCACTACAAGAGCTCTGACTTTGTCTATATTGCTGAGCAAGTAGGAAATATCAGGAATGATAAGGTCAATACCCAGTAAACTCTCGTCCGGAAATTTGGATCCGCAATCTATAACGATGATGTCATCGGCATATTGCAGAAGATACATATTTTTGCCAATTTCATACACCCCTCCCAAAGCTGCAATCCACAGACGCTCACCTGTCATCTTCATGCTCATTCCTCCTTTTTTTGATTACGCATATTATGCATATCACAACAAGAGTTTATCCAGAGAGAAGTGAATTCATATGCTGGAGGAGCTGGATTTGGATGTCCTGATTCCTCCTGCAGGGGTTGAAGCGTAACCAACTCTCTATAGCCCCTGGAAGGCCCGCCTAAAGCGGGTCTTTGTGTAGTTCTTTCAAACATTATCCATTTCAGTGTTAGTAACCTACTATTATAGTTTAAGTAAGTGACGTAACAACTTTTTCCAAGACCTGATCGGATTTGCAAAATACGAGCGGAACAGGGGATTTTCCAGTTTGACAACCTGTATATACAAGTGTAAAATCCATACTTGTATATACAGGTTGTTTGAATAGATAAATAGATACCGCATACAGGGAGGGACTTTCACATGGAAAAAACGCCGCATGCAGACTGGTGGCGGAAGTCGACGGTATATCAGGTTTATCCCAAGAGCTTCAAGGACAGCACCGGCAGCGGGACAGGAGACATCCAGGGATTAACCGGCAAGCTTGACTATTTGCAGGACCTGGGAATTGATATTGTCTGGCTGCAGCCGGTTTATGTATCTCCACAAAATGATAACGGTTACGATGTCGCCGATTACCGGCAAATTGACCCCGCCTTTGGAACCATGGAGGATTTTGAGGAATTGATCCGGGAACTGAAGAAACGCGGCATGCATCTGATGACCGATGTCGTAGTTAATCATTCTTCTACAGAGCATCCATGGTTTCAGGAGGCCAGGAAATCCAAGGACAATCCTTACAGAGATTATTACATCTGGCGGGACCCTGCACCGGGCGGAGGGTTACCCAATAACTGGCAGTCCAAGTTCGGCGGACCGGCATGGCAATTCGATGAGACCACCGGCCAGTATTTCCTCACCCTGTTTGACAAGACACAAGCAGACCTAAACTGGGAAAATGAGCGGGTTAGACAGGAAGTCGCTGACCTGATGATTTTTTGGGCGGACAAAGGGGTCAGCGGTTTCCGGATGGACGTTATCAATCTGATCTCCAAAGATCAGAGCTTCCCTGATGATGACCCAGCCGCCACACCAGGCGATGGGCGAAAGTTCTATACCGATGGCCCGCGTGTCCATGAATACATCAAAGAACTGTATGCGAAGGTTTTCGGTCCTTACAATCTGGTGACCGTAGGCGAGATGTCCTCAACTACCCTGGAGCACTGCATCCGTTATTCCAAACCTGAGGAACGGGAGTTTTCCATGACCTTCAACTTCCATCACCTTAAGGTCGATTATAAAAACGGACAGAAGTGGGAACTGAAACCATACGATTTTACCGAGTTGAAAGAGCTGTTTACCCAGTGGCAAACCGGAATGCAGCAGGCCGGGGGCTGGAATGCCCTCTTTTGGAATAATCATGACCAGCCGCGTGCCTTATCCCGCTTCGCAGATGACGGGGAATACCGCACACAGAGCGCCAAGATGCTGGCTACAACACTCCATGGCATGCAGGGCACGCCTTATGTATACCAGGGGGAAGAGCTGGGAATGCCCAATCCCGACTGGCACGATATCCGGGAATTCAATGACATTGAATCGAAGAATATGTACCGGATTCTGCAGGGGCGGGGGCTGACAGAGGAGCAGGCGCTGGAAATTATACGTGAACGCTCCCGTGATAATTCACGGACACCGATGCAGTGGGATGCTTCAGAACATGCCGGTTTTACCAGCGGGACTCCCTGGCTCAAAGTGGACAGACGTTATAGAGAAATCAATGTCCAGTCCGAGCAAGCTGATCCAGACTCGATTCTTAACCATTACAAGCAGTTAATTCGTCTGCGGAAGCAAGAACCAGTCATTACGGACGGGCTTTTTAAAAGATTGGATGAACAGCACCCGCAGATTTTTGCCTATGCAAGAATTTGGGATACGGGGACACTTATTGTAGTATCCAACTTCAGCGGTACACCCACCGGCTTTACTTTTGCAGAAGAATTCTGGTCGAGCTGTGTCGACATCCAAGCGGCAGAACTGCTGATTGGCAATACAGCGCATACACCCGTGTGGGGCCGGTCACTTGAGATCCCGCCATACGGCTCTTATATGTGGATTATCCGCTAAAACAACAACGAAATAAGGGGGAGCAGATATGGCTATTAACAGACAGAATGTAGAAGAGATCGTAAAGGCCGTCGGAGGAAAAGAAAATATTGAAGCCGCTACTCACTGTGTAACACGGCTGCGCTTTGCCTTGAATGACGAGAGCCAAGTGGATACAGACGCACTGGAGAAGAACGACCTGGTCAAAGGCCATTTCTCATCTCAAGGTCAATTCCAGGTAATTATCGGTCCGGGGCTTGTGGACAAGGTATACGACGAAATGATCAGCATCACCGGAGGGAGCAGGGCAACTAAGGACGAAGTGAAAACGGCGGCCAGCAAAAAGCAGAACCCGCTGCAGCAGGCGATTAAGACGCTGGCCGATATTTTCATTCCGATTCTGCCAGCCATCGTGATGGCGGGTCTGTTGCTTGGGGTTAATAACATCCTTACGGGTCCTGGCATTTTCTTCGACAGCAAGTCTCTCGTGGAGGTCTATCCGCAGTGGAAGGATTTTGCCTCCATTATTAATACGATTGCCAGCACAGCCTTCACATTCCTTCCGGCTCTAATTGGCTGGTCAGCGGTAACACGTTTCGGAGGCAGTCCGCTGCTGGGGATCGTTCTCGGACTTATTCTCGTTCATCCTGATTTGCTTAGCGCATATGGTTATGCGGATGCCAAAGTTGAAGGCACCGTTCCAGTATGGAATCTGTTCGGCTGGCATGTCAACAAAATCGGCTATCAGGGACAGGTACTGCCCGTCCTGGTCTCCGCCTATTTGCTCGCCCGTCTGGAGCGGTGGCTAAATAAAAAGGTCCCTGACTCCTTCAAGCTGCTGATTGTAGCGCCAGTGGCCCTGCTGATTACTGGATTTCTGGCCTTCACAGTTATCGGACCCATCACCTTCGTCATTGCCAATGCAATTACTTCCGGACTGGTCAGCATCTTTGGCGGATTCCCGGCACTGGGAGGATTGATCTATGGGGGACTGTACGCGCTCCTGGTTATTACAGGGATGCATCATACCTTCCTGGCTGTCGATATCCAGCTAATCGGTTCGGAAGGAGGGACCTTCCTGTGGCCGATGCTGGCATTATCGAACATTGCCCAAGGGGCTGCCGCACTCGGGATGATGTTTGTAGCCAAACAGGAAAAAACTAAGGGGCTGGCTGTCACTTCCTCCATCTCCGCTTTT
This genomic window contains:
- the treP gene encoding PTS system trehalose-specific EIIBC component → MAINRQNVEEIVKAVGGKENIEAATHCVTRLRFALNDESQVDTDALEKNDLVKGHFSSQGQFQVIIGPGLVDKVYDEMISITGGSRATKDEVKTAASKKQNPLQQAIKTLADIFIPILPAIVMAGLLLGVNNILTGPGIFFDSKSLVEVYPQWKDFASIINTIASTAFTFLPALIGWSAVTRFGGSPLLGIVLGLILVHPDLLSAYGYADAKVEGTVPVWNLFGWHVNKIGYQGQVLPVLVSAYLLARLERWLNKKVPDSFKLLIVAPVALLITGFLAFTVIGPITFVIANAITSGLVSIFGGFPALGGLIYGGLYALLVITGMHHTFLAVDIQLIGSEGGTFLWPMLALSNIAQGAAALGMMFVAKQEKTKGLAVTSSISAFLGVTEPAIFGVNVRFKYPFIFGMLGSAIAGVLLAMNNVLASSIGVGGIPGFLSIFPNQWGVFFIGMAIVLIVPFTATVLFGKIRGRGTDEADNVDDTAVKTSATANDSSKIEPAAPSSAQVETASVPVSGPATAVNVLEVLSPVRGRIVPLEQVPDPAFAERQMGKGVAVEPSDGKVTAPFDATVAHVIKSKHAVILEHASGVQLLIHIGINTVSLKGNGFTAHVAAGDKVKAGQLLLEFDRDAITAAGYPLISPIIVPDGQDVIERVEELTGGDETHHNAVLKIYLQG
- the treC gene encoding alpha,alpha-phosphotrehalase, with amino-acid sequence MEKTPHADWWRKSTVYQVYPKSFKDSTGSGTGDIQGLTGKLDYLQDLGIDIVWLQPVYVSPQNDNGYDVADYRQIDPAFGTMEDFEELIRELKKRGMHLMTDVVVNHSSTEHPWFQEARKSKDNPYRDYYIWRDPAPGGGLPNNWQSKFGGPAWQFDETTGQYFLTLFDKTQADLNWENERVRQEVADLMIFWADKGVSGFRMDVINLISKDQSFPDDDPAATPGDGRKFYTDGPRVHEYIKELYAKVFGPYNLVTVGEMSSTTLEHCIRYSKPEEREFSMTFNFHHLKVDYKNGQKWELKPYDFTELKELFTQWQTGMQQAGGWNALFWNNHDQPRALSRFADDGEYRTQSAKMLATTLHGMQGTPYVYQGEELGMPNPDWHDIREFNDIESKNMYRILQGRGLTEEQALEIIRERSRDNSRTPMQWDASEHAGFTSGTPWLKVDRRYREINVQSEQADPDSILNHYKQLIRLRKQEPVITDGLFKRLDEQHPQIFAYARIWDTGTLIVVSNFSGTPTGFTFAEEFWSSCVDIQAAELLIGNTAHTPVWGRSLEIPPYGSYMWIIR
- a CDS encoding ribonuclease J, whose protein sequence is MKMTGERLWIAALGGVYEIGKNMYLLQYADDIIVIDCGSKFPDESLLGIDLIIPDISYLLSNIDKVRALVVTHGHEDHIGGIPYFLKQLNIPVYASRLTLGLIETKLKEHGLLRQTQLHCIDTESTLNFGSIEITFFRTNHSIPDCLGIVFDTPEGTVVHTGDFKFDMTPVNKQYPDIHKMAAIGEKGVRFLLSESTNAERPGFTPSERLVGAHLEEAFLKAENRIFISTFASNVHRLQQIVDAAGHTGRKLALLGRSMVNVVGVAQELGYLNIPEGMLVEPAEAGKMERGKIAILCTGSQGEPMAALSRLANSSHRLLEISAGDTVLLAANPIPGNERNVSRIVDNLYMLGARVIYGSRSELHVSGHGSQEELKLMLTLMKPEYFIPIHGEYRMLHHHSMLAEAVGVKNENIFILKNGDIVESNAGNVRQSGRITAGQIFVDGLGIGDIGNVVLRDRRQLSADGILITVITLSQNDGRILSDPDTISRGFVYVRNSDTLMEEINQLITSTLQKMSPADLGQWNIIKETIKETLGKFLYERTKRRPMILPIIIEV